The Plodia interpunctella isolate USDA-ARS_2022_Savannah chromosome 28, ilPloInte3.2, whole genome shotgun sequence nucleotide sequence atatcggaAGCATAACCcgagaaagtaaaaaaaaaaacactgaaaAACAACAGgcttaatttctaaaaaaaaactaaattaattttacccTGTTCCTATAAAATGGCAAATACGATCGACGATTTAAAAActatacctactaatattggTAAATTGGCATAGGCAATTCATAAAacttatcataatttttttgccgaacaatttataaattctcATTATAAGTAATCTTATTTCTAAACTATTCACAACACATTTAGACAATTTGAGCAACCTATAATcagtcataatttaaaataatttaatattctcATACATTTGTTctcatttgataaaaaaaaatcgatttgacattatacaatatttttttgtttaatttatttatagttactaATTTGACTGCACCAGTTAGCTCACTTCCTTCTTTTTCCAACCAAATGTtcgctggaagaaattgcatttgtGATAATTGCTCTCATTTGTGTTTGAATACCAAGTTATAACTTAAGATTTCTttgtaaatggtgcaataTCTATCAATTTTATCTTTCTAGGCTTTGACATTTCACGATGTGATGGTTATAATACTTTAACAACCAAAAACTGATACCTACATTATAAAAGCTACTGACAAAACTGTGTGCAGGTCATAAGAGAAAAAGGAACTTCAAGAAGGCATTGAAAATGAGGAACAGAAACAAATCGTACATTCCTAACCTAAAAACGATGTTCAACTCGATTCGTAAATCGATTCTATCACATTTCCATCACAAGTCTAAACTCATGATCGTAATTTACAACACATCAGTCAATAGCAAGAAATATCAATCCGATATATGCAATATCATTTCTTCATCCACTGTTGAGTCTAATCTCTTCAATTGGTTACACATTTTACTATCAAAATGTTTCTGTTCGTCTTCAAACCCACTGCCATCATCAATAACTTCTAAATACTTGCAATCGTCatcgctgtctgtctgtctaacTGTTTTATATCCATAATCCCTTTCATCATCTCCCGAATCGCTTTTATAAGCATCATTGGTTTCCTCGTTTTTGACAGAATTCCTTCTAtcactgaaaatatttttcacatgaATGATTTCGTCGCGCACCAAATCTTTGACAGTGCCAACGGAATCGTATACTTTATCGCCTAATTTGTGACTCAGTTCTTTGATTCTATCGCTGTGAGTTTTGAGTAAAGATGGACGTCTTTCTTGATCGAATTGTGGGTCAGAATCTGATTCTGTATCGTTAAGAGGTATCTCACAAGGTGCATAAATATTGTCTCTATTCTTCTTCTCTTTTTCGATCCACATGTCATTGCCAATGACGATGTTTCGTTGCTTCTTCTTGTTGGCAACAGTTTTAAACATGACTTTGAATGTGAGGATATAGACTGAAGAGAGGATAAGGCAAGCAGCGGATATAAAGAGGATGTACATGGCCCCCTGTTCTACGATCGGGAGGACGTTGAGATAGAGGTTGAATCTGTGCTCCAAAGATGGCGTTAGGGAGTACATTCTCTGTAAACAAAACGGggaatacatttaaaatgctgtataaaaaaatcaggaCTGTTATGTTATCGTATCGGTAATATTTCTCGCCTtgtcctattttatttaatgtggcCTTTTCATGTCAGTATTCGCTATTTAAGTAGTTACTTAAATTTTGTGATGTCGTTACATCTTAGGCTGGTACTGTTTAGGTTATTGTCGATGTcggatattttaaaacatagatCCGTGTTTTGAAGAAGTAGATCTATGACcatcaaaaaattttttaaaaaaaaccatggaatatttaatctaaaatGCTATTTTTAGAATGTTTTGTTCGTCTGTTTATTATACACGACTGgctaattattaaaaatatagatatatgagCCACAGAATAAAATTTTCGAATTATCGTTCGGTGAAAACAAGAAAGTGATTAAAAACCAAATGAAAGAAGTAAAAATTGCAAAGTTTACGTACAATATCGAACCAAAGCAATGGCAGGTACATGTTGGAGAATTTATCAGCGTTTTTGATCTTGGACACGTCGCCTATCGCCATATTGATCTGCATCTTGGAGCTCACGTCCAGAGGCAGTCCCGACGTGGGTTCGATCCagaatctgaaaaagataaatcGATGAACAAATTGTCCAACTAATTATGTCTTTagttatacagggttactggtatccaacgcataaccttccaaaggcgcataaggtacatagatactaacatcttttgttctacgacttttgtctaaacgtaataaatacaaattccctttttttagttttaatgtcgtttctacaaaaggtatatatatataataactctacgttcgattccgctacataacgctaaaCTGTACTTTCTCGTGTTGCTTGACATAGAGATGAGAttagatgtgtagaatcgcaaattagattgtatttttttatacgaaaaaaaaactacgaatcacgaaaagtcgtagaacaaaagttgcttgtttcaatgtacccaagtagtctttaggaggttttgcgtttgataacAGTAACCCTGtctacattggcaatattttgtctacatgctcggTCCGTGATtatgaacaacttttagtatgtgGGTAACTTCGAAATCGCGAGAAAAAAATCtgctgttctatacaaaattaaatacgtaacttgtggaaaatgtatggatcagctgaatattttttcgcgatttcgaggttatttctatacaaaaaGTTGTTCATTACCATGGattgagcatgtagataaaataatgccaatttTTATCAGTCATAGTATAGTATCTATCTAGTTAAATCAATGTTTGGTAGAAccactttttttaaagaagtATACTAACCTAGTTTCGTGTGCTTCTCTGTTCGGCGTGAGACCCTCGACTTTACTGAACAAGATATCGTCTCCCTTGTAGAAGTGGGGGTAGGAGAGGGCGATCGGGAATCCATAGTAGCAGTCTGTGACGTCAATTAGACCAGCTGGGAGGCATTTACCTGgcaattgtaaaatataacttgggTTATACGAGTATACAATCTAGATTTAGAAGGCCCATATGCGCGTATGGTTATAAAATCTTCACTGCACTT carries:
- the LOC128681843 gene encoding lysosome membrane protein 2-like isoform X2: MYSFNRLFILLMLGFFALAAGCFILFLHPYDFLFRQKVVLSNGGEIFEMWRKPEVELYCRVFLFNVTNAEEYLAGTDSKLKLQEVGPYVYREALEHDITGFNPNGTLSAIPRHPLTWVEELSEGNKEDDVLYLPHIALLSIANVVARQGFMTQFGLNNLITITRSQPLAMMTAKEFMMGYKSELMTLGNTFMPGWIYFDKLGLIDRMYDFNGDYETIYTGETQLEYSGLIDTYKGSSDLPHWEGKHCSNVRNASDGTKFKGGVTRNETILFYRKSMCRAAPLIPVQEGVKSGLNAYMYTFPENMLDNGKYIEENKCFCRKGKCLPAGLIDVTDCYYGFPIALSYPHFYKGDDILFSKVEGLTPNREAHETRFWIEPTSGLPLDVSSKMQINMAIGDVSKIKNADKFSNMYLPLLWFDIRMYSLTPSLEHRFNLYLNVLPIVEQGAMYILFISAACLILSSVYILTFKVMFKTVANKKKQRNIVIGNDMWIEKEKKNRDNIYAPCEIPLNDTESDSDPQFDQERRPSLLKTHSDRIKELSHKLGDKVYDSVGTVKDLVRDEIIHVKNIFSDRRNSVKNEETNDAYKSDSGDDERDYGYKTVRQTDSDDDCKYLEVIDDGSGFEDEQKHFDSKMCNQLKRLDSTVDEEMILHISD